A single Candidatus Methylacidiphilales bacterium DNA region contains:
- the proC gene encoding pyrroline-5-carboxylate reductase, which yields MQLAIVGTGNMARAITRGLLANHVFQAPAITGTDNFKPSRDAFLALDPEGKLNWADSIPQAVAKADIVLISVKPQQIPDLFPELAQAKQNALYISIAAGVRLERLEKGLGAGRPIIRTMPNTPLLAGEGCTAYAADSGASEVHCQLVERIFGAAGLVFPVAEENLDAVTALSGSGPAFFAQILDWLVQAASAEGLPRELAYPMALQTMRGTARLLQETQMSPQELIKQVSSKGGTTEAGLGVLQGGDLAMQLGKTIRAAARRSRELANS from the coding sequence ATGCAACTCGCCATCGTCGGAACCGGCAATATGGCCCGTGCCATCACACGCGGCCTGCTCGCCAATCATGTCTTCCAGGCCCCGGCCATCACCGGGACCGATAATTTCAAGCCCAGCCGCGACGCCTTTCTCGCCCTCGACCCCGAAGGCAAATTGAATTGGGCCGACAGCATTCCACAAGCCGTCGCAAAGGCCGACATCGTTCTCATTTCAGTAAAACCCCAGCAAATCCCCGATTTGTTCCCCGAACTGGCGCAGGCCAAACAAAATGCGCTCTATATTTCCATCGCCGCCGGTGTCCGGCTCGAACGACTGGAAAAAGGCCTGGGCGCGGGCAGGCCCATTATCCGCACCATGCCCAATACGCCGTTGCTCGCGGGTGAAGGCTGCACCGCCTATGCGGCCGATTCCGGCGCCAGCGAAGTCCACTGCCAGCTTGTGGAGAGAATTTTCGGGGCTGCAGGGCTTGTGTTTCCGGTAGCTGAAGAAAATCTGGACGCGGTGACCGCCTTGAGCGGATCAGGACCGGCCTTTTTTGCGCAGATTCTGGATTGGCTTGTTCAGGCCGCCAGTGCGGAAGGACTGCCGCGCGAGCTGGCTTATCCGATGGCCCTCCAAACCATGCGCGGCACAGCGCGACTGTTGCAGGAAACGCAAATGAGCCCGCAGGAACTCATCAAACAGGTTTCCAGCAAGGGCGGCACAACCGAGGCGGGACTGGGCGTTCTGCAAGGCGGGGATCTGGCGATGCAATTGGGCAAAACCATCCGGGCCGCGGCGCGCCGCTCGCGCGAACTGGCCAATTCCTGA
- a CDS encoding VOC family protein — translation MDNVGIVVADINAAIEFFTELGLHLEGRTTVEGDWADGVTGLRDMRVEIAMMRTPDGHSRLELSRFLAPPVAADHRSAPVNALGYLRVMFTVEDIDDTLVRLGTHGAKLVGEVVQYENMYRLCYIRGPEGILIGLAQQLGQQTSRENPIGRNR, via the coding sequence ATGGACAACGTCGGCATCGTGGTGGCAGACATCAATGCCGCCATTGAGTTCTTCACCGAACTGGGTCTCCATCTCGAGGGGCGTACCACTGTTGAAGGAGACTGGGCAGATGGGGTCACCGGATTGCGCGACATGCGCGTCGAGATTGCCATGATGCGTACACCGGACGGTCACAGCCGGCTCGAGCTGTCCCGTTTTCTTGCGCCGCCCGTGGCCGCCGATCACCGCAGCGCCCCAGTGAACGCGCTCGGTTACCTACGCGTCATGTTCACCGTGGAGGACATCGACGATACGCTTGTCCGGCTCGGCACACACGGCGCGAAGCTCGTCGGCGAAGTAGTCCAGTATGAAAACATGTATCGGCTCTGCTACATCCGGGGTCCCGAAGGAATTCTCATCGGGCTCGCACAACAGCTCGGGCAGCAGACTTCCAGAGAGAATCCCATAGGACGTAACCGTTGA